The following coding sequences are from one Bacteroidales bacterium window:
- a CDS encoding glycosyl hydrolase: MIRFGLFLLLVIPFSVSGQKFEPCNPDATPEAKALIHLYYQISGKYTLTGQHNYPNTKDQNTRFAAKYEGQTPVIWSSDMGFAKDGDYDSYLARPDIVREAIRQHKKGSIITLCWHAVPPTANEPVTFQPRRKVSADSLESVQGRLPDYQFRDLLTPGTAIYNHWASQVDTIAHYLRMLQDAHVPVLWRPYHEMNGDWFWWGGRVGEYSTSDLYRQLYDRLVNYHKLNNLVWVWNVDRPTTPIRKFSNFYPGDKFLDILSLDVYGSDFNKAYYDSLMALSHGKPILFGEVGNPPSLEILKAQPNWASWVIWAGFVRSTSRQQFKEFVQSNTMVYYEDPSYAKATAEYRKTCGLPSLPLQDLFNVNYAGEWILDENKSMSQNGGIADLPYKMIIAKDAGQLMVKKFFAVEWADDRISNEEIMLDGTPVSTKTGDLTRTSIATFNSDNKSLSVNALAKVHRTGQVVEFKSTEVWNVSPDGKSLTIEQTSAGNRGETLKTTLVFSKKYLE; the protein is encoded by the coding sequence ATGATAAGGTTTGGATTGTTTCTATTACTGGTTATTCCATTCTCTGTTTCGGGACAGAAGTTTGAACCATGCAATCCGGATGCTACACCGGAAGCAAAGGCATTGATACATTTATACTACCAGATTTCAGGAAAGTACACACTGACAGGTCAGCATAATTACCCCAACACAAAGGATCAGAACACGCGTTTTGCGGCTAAATATGAAGGACAAACACCGGTGATCTGGAGCTCGGACATGGGATTTGCGAAGGACGGAGATTATGATTCGTACCTGGCACGGCCTGATATTGTAAGGGAAGCCATCCGTCAGCACAAAAAAGGTTCGATAATCACGTTGTGCTGGCATGCTGTGCCTCCTACAGCCAATGAACCGGTAACATTCCAGCCACGAAGAAAAGTTTCTGCCGATTCTCTTGAAAGCGTCCAGGGCAGGCTTCCCGACTACCAGTTCAGGGACCTTCTGACTCCCGGAACAGCTATTTATAACCATTGGGCTTCACAGGTTGATACAATTGCCCATTACCTGAGAATGCTTCAGGATGCACATGTACCTGTCCTCTGGAGACCGTATCATGAAATGAACGGCGACTGGTTCTGGTGGGGCGGAAGAGTGGGAGAGTACAGCACTTCCGATTTATATCGCCAGTTGTATGACCGGCTTGTGAACTATCATAAGCTTAATAATCTTGTATGGGTATGGAATGTGGACAGACCCACCACACCCATCCGTAAGTTTTCCAATTTCTATCCGGGTGATAAATTTCTGGATATTCTTTCACTGGATGTCTATGGCTCTGATTTTAACAAGGCTTATTACGACAGCCTCATGGCTCTGTCACACGGGAAGCCGATATTATTCGGAGAAGTAGGAAATCCTCCATCTCTTGAGATTTTAAAAGCACAGCCCAACTGGGCCTCCTGGGTGATATGGGCAGGATTTGTAAGAAGTACATCCCGACAACAATTTAAGGAATTTGTTCAGAGCAATACCATGGTATACTACGAAGATCCTTCATATGCCAAGGCAACTGCAGAATACAGGAAAACCTGCGGACTGCCTTCATTGCCTTTACAGGATCTCTTTAACGTGAATTATGCCGGTGAATGGATTCTTGACGAAAATAAGAGTATGTCGCAAAATGGAGGAATAGCCGATCTCCCTTATAAGATGATTATTGCAAAGGATGCCGGGCAACTTATGGTGAAGAAATTCTTTGCTGTTGAATGGGCCGATGACCGGATATCAAATGAGGAGATTATGCTTGACGGTACCCCTGTGAGCACAAAAACAGGTGATTTAACACGCACATCCATTGCCACTTTCAATTCAGACAATAAATCACTATCGGTAAATGCCCTGGCAAAAGTGCACCGTACCGGACAGGTTGTTGAATTTAAAAGTACTGAAGTTTGGAATGTATCGCCTGATGGAAAATCACTTACAATTGAACAGACGTCTGCCGGCAACAGGGGAGAAACCCTGAAAACGACGCTTGTATTTTCGAAGAAATATTTGGAATAA
- a CDS encoding discoidin domain-containing protein has product MKTKHLFVTFCLILAVTILLPGCGSRDKTLGVGIYPGNPHENFAPVLKPDNHNYRNIAKNRPAWHSSAYDYNLTAQLITDGIITEDQPASISMTTNEGEIPRNEREFVLDHVTGSTNEIHGNAIWFMMNFQGYSPDSINRIVVNGDLIYDEKKAGPWNLKISGSNDATKWEVLGELKGNGFPGTAVPNPYAEYLKNPPKDSTGKPIDPFEDFFGPKNPNEPKPSFHFDFGVPEPSRNLNLTFNFIKPVAYKAYRADFSTTSGKTWHIGDVDFYNNNSPVEMTSSRRFKSAWMSAGSKSEWIYVDLGSYSEFDTIRLHWVNKAISGSVQVSPDARSWKNIAELPGGTNKTDEIPFDHKTKGRYLRLLMQKSADGGPYILSEMEVMGKGGLVPEPQKQPPVSNGRLDLAGGNWKVQRSSLVPDNGEAISNTGYACPDWLVATVPGTILVSYLNAGAIPDPDYGDNQLQISESFFYDDFWYRNEFDVPNSLKGQHTWLNFDGINWKADVYVNGQNTGKIEGAFIHGRFDITNLLKPGVKNSIAVLIHKNDNPGAVTEQTSVTPGRNGGVLGADNPTYHASIGWDWIPTIRGRNTGIWNDVFINSTGAVTLQDPFVYSDLNLPDTTSADIHLEVTLKNNNAEPVSGTLDGRYGDIQFTEKVTLGASASKTLKLDPANHPELRIKNPALWWPKGYGPQNLYEVQLSFKTEDKVSDETHFMSGIREMSYTEDNQALKIYINGRRFIARGGNWGFPESNLRYRSREYDIAVAYHADMNFTMIRNWVAQTADDEFFRACDKYGIMVWQDFCLANPADGPDPNDPDLFNKNSEDVILKIRNHPSIALYVGRNEGNPPPAIDTVLSKLIAGLHPGIHYIPNSASGAVSGGGPYRALPVKDYYLLYGRNKLHSERGMPNVMNFESLRQMLPDSALWPQNSMWGLHDYTLEGAQSAGSFNELLEKGFGKPENAEQFCEIAQWINYDGYRAMFEGRSQYRMGLLLWMSHSAWPSMVWQTYDYYFDPTAAYFGCKKASEPLHIQWNRVYDEVEVVNLNAKDQEGLTARAQVFNMDGKVQWEKEATVNSKEDATDKVFKLEFPSTLSPVHFIRLTLKQGDRMISENFYWRGIEDGVYKALSQLQQVNVKSSTTVKKSEDSYILSTTIENTADIPALMIRLKVIGKSRGERILPVFFSDNYISLMPGEKKIITMRMKTSDARGDKPVVVLSGFNLSN; this is encoded by the coding sequence ATGAAAACAAAACACCTGTTCGTTACATTTTGTTTAATTCTTGCTGTAACAATCCTGTTACCCGGATGCGGCAGCCGTGATAAAACCCTGGGTGTCGGCATTTACCCCGGCAATCCCCATGAAAATTTTGCCCCGGTTCTTAAACCTGATAATCACAACTACCGGAATATTGCCAAAAACCGTCCGGCCTGGCATTCATCAGCGTATGATTATAACCTTACGGCCCAATTAATTACCGATGGAATTATTACAGAAGATCAGCCTGCCAGTATTTCAATGACAACCAATGAAGGTGAAATTCCGCGGAATGAAAGGGAATTTGTACTGGATCATGTTACCGGTTCAACCAATGAAATTCATGGAAATGCTATATGGTTCATGATGAATTTTCAGGGTTATTCACCCGATTCAATAAACCGAATTGTTGTAAACGGCGATTTGATTTATGATGAAAAGAAAGCCGGTCCATGGAACCTGAAGATTTCCGGGTCTAATGACGCGACCAAATGGGAAGTTCTTGGTGAATTAAAGGGAAACGGTTTCCCGGGCACTGCTGTACCGAATCCGTATGCAGAATATTTGAAAAATCCACCCAAAGATTCGACCGGAAAACCCATTGACCCCTTTGAAGATTTTTTCGGGCCGAAAAATCCCAATGAACCCAAACCTTCCTTTCATTTCGATTTCGGAGTTCCTGAGCCATCCAGAAATCTTAATTTAACTTTCAATTTTATCAAACCTGTTGCTTATAAAGCCTACCGTGCTGATTTTTCCACCACATCCGGCAAAACGTGGCATATTGGCGATGTTGATTTTTACAACAATAATAGTCCTGTTGAAATGACCTCTTCTCGCCGCTTTAAAAGCGCATGGATGAGCGCAGGCTCAAAGTCAGAATGGATATATGTGGATCTTGGTTCTTACTCAGAATTCGATACGATCAGGCTTCACTGGGTTAACAAGGCTATTTCCGGATCAGTGCAGGTTTCTCCGGATGCCCGAAGCTGGAAAAATATTGCTGAATTACCCGGGGGAACCAATAAAACTGATGAAATACCATTTGATCATAAAACAAAAGGACGCTATTTAAGGCTATTGATGCAAAAATCAGCTGATGGCGGTCCTTATATTCTGAGTGAAATGGAAGTGATGGGTAAAGGCGGTCTTGTGCCTGAACCACAAAAGCAACCGCCGGTTTCAAATGGCCGACTAGACCTGGCTGGTGGAAACTGGAAAGTTCAGCGTTCTTCACTTGTTCCTGATAATGGTGAAGCTATTTCAAATACCGGTTATGCATGCCCCGATTGGCTTGTTGCCACTGTTCCGGGAACCATACTTGTAAGTTACCTCAATGCAGGTGCTATTCCGGATCCTGATTACGGCGATAACCAACTTCAGATTTCAGAGTCTTTCTTCTATGATGATTTCTGGTACCGAAATGAATTCGATGTGCCTAACAGCTTAAAAGGACAGCATACCTGGTTAAATTTCGACGGGATCAACTGGAAGGCTGATGTTTATGTTAACGGCCAAAATACTGGCAAAATCGAAGGTGCTTTTATCCACGGACGATTTGATATTACCAACCTGCTGAAACCTGGAGTAAAGAATTCAATAGCTGTTCTGATACACAAAAACGACAACCCCGGGGCAGTTACCGAGCAAACCAGTGTTACACCCGGCCGTAACGGTGGTGTACTAGGTGCTGACAACCCTACTTATCACGCCTCAATCGGGTGGGACTGGATTCCAACAATCAGGGGAAGAAATACAGGGATATGGAATGATGTGTTCATTAATTCAACGGGAGCGGTTACCCTGCAGGATCCCTTTGTGTATTCCGATCTGAATCTGCCTGATACAACAAGTGCCGATATACATCTCGAAGTCACTCTTAAAAACAATAATGCTGAACCTGTTTCCGGCACACTGGATGGCCGCTACGGTGATATTCAATTCACAGAAAAGGTTACGCTCGGCGCTTCAGCATCTAAAACTCTAAAGCTGGATCCTGCCAACCATCCTGAACTGAGAATTAAGAACCCTGCATTATGGTGGCCTAAAGGATACGGTCCGCAGAATCTCTATGAGGTACAACTGTCCTTTAAAACAGAAGATAAAGTATCGGATGAGACACATTTTATGTCAGGTATTCGTGAAATGAGTTATACCGAGGATAACCAGGCTCTCAAAATTTACATCAACGGACGCCGGTTTATTGCAAGGGGAGGTAACTGGGGATTTCCCGAATCAAACCTTCGCTATCGTTCACGTGAATATGATATCGCAGTGGCCTATCATGCCGATATGAATTTTACCATGATCCGCAACTGGGTTGCACAAACAGCCGATGATGAGTTTTTCAGGGCATGCGACAAGTATGGTATCATGGTATGGCAGGATTTCTGCCTTGCCAATCCTGCAGACGGTCCCGATCCGAATGATCCGGATCTGTTCAATAAAAATTCTGAGGACGTGATCCTTAAGATAAGAAATCATCCATCGATAGCTTTATATGTGGGAAGAAACGAAGGAAATCCTCCTCCGGCCATTGACACGGTTTTAAGTAAACTGATTGCGGGTCTTCATCCCGGTATTCATTACATTCCTAACTCTGCTTCAGGTGCTGTCAGCGGTGGCGGACCATACCGTGCTTTACCGGTAAAGGATTACTATCTTTTGTATGGCCGTAATAAACTGCACAGTGAGCGCGGAATGCCGAATGTGATGAACTTCGAAAGCCTGCGGCAGATGCTGCCTGATTCGGCTTTATGGCCGCAAAACAGCATGTGGGGATTACATGATTACACACTTGAAGGAGCTCAATCCGCAGGGTCGTTCAATGAATTGCTTGAAAAAGGGTTCGGCAAACCTGAAAATGCCGAGCAGTTCTGTGAAATTGCCCAATGGATAAATTATGACGGTTATCGCGCTATGTTCGAAGGCAGAAGCCAGTACCGGATGGGCTTGCTTTTGTGGATGAGCCATTCGGCATGGCCTTCAATGGTATGGCAGACCTATGATTATTATTTTGATCCTACCGCTGCCTATTTCGGATGCAAAAAAGCATCGGAACCTCTTCACATACAATGGAACCGGGTTTACGACGAAGTTGAAGTGGTTAACCTCAATGCAAAAGATCAGGAAGGACTTACTGCCAGGGCCCAGGTGTTTAATATGGACGGTAAGGTTCAGTGGGAAAAAGAGGCTACTGTAAATAGCAAAGAAGACGCAACAGATAAGGTATTTAAGCTTGAATTCCCGTCAACTTTGTCGCCTGTACATTTTATAAGGCTTACCCTGAAGCAGGGTGACAGGATGATTTCTGAAAACTTTTATTGGCGGGGGATTGAAGACGGAGTTTACAAGGCACTGAGCCAGCTTCAGCAGGTTAATGTTAAAAGCAGTACTACTGTTAAAAAATCAGAAGATTCTTATATTCTGTCAACAACGATTGAAAACACTGCAGATATTCCGGCTCTCATGATTCGCCTTAAAGTAATCGGCAAGAGCAGGGGAGAGAGAATTCTTCCTGTATTCTTCAGTGATAATTATATATCTCTTATGCCCGGTGAGAAAAAGATCATAACCATGAGAATGAAAACGTCGGATGCCCGTGGTGACAAGCCTGTTGTTGTTCTGAGTGGGTTTAATTTGAGTAATTAG
- a CDS encoding ATP-grasp domain-containing protein has product MNSVLSETRNILIVDEHVAPLTLAVLRCLGKFKEYKLHVLSFSKTRNPQFRYSKYADTFERTDFIDEEKTFDFIKKRAEKIKAHIIVPVNERIVKILSMHMDDCHDLCRLPPMPEINTLNIVRHKWELYNWLFNNKFPADKPVLLSEAIKEESIRKNLCFPLLIKPNWGSGGHGIRYIENLHDFESVLNSYPDPYEYVIQRVIPGFDIDISFLAKDGRIMAYTIQQSIEKKNRYAYARSLKFTRNEDLLGITVDIVKKLNYSGIAHLDFRYDTVEKNYKLVDFNARYWSSLLGSLSAGINFPYMAVCGDEMISRSEYNSINYYMDLNILRLLWKKIPLRNSEFYYDIRDPAPLFLDLFYRARYHLKNFIIPKKL; this is encoded by the coding sequence ATGAATTCAGTACTTTCAGAAACCAGGAACATCCTAATAGTGGATGAACATGTAGCCCCATTGACCCTTGCAGTTCTCAGATGCCTTGGAAAATTTAAAGAATACAAGCTTCATGTGCTTTCATTCAGCAAAACCCGTAATCCTCAATTTCGATATTCAAAGTATGCTGACACTTTCGAACGAACCGATTTCATTGATGAAGAAAAAACATTTGATTTTATTAAAAAGAGGGCTGAGAAAATAAAAGCCCATATAATCGTTCCGGTAAATGAAAGAATTGTAAAAATCCTTTCAATGCATATGGATGATTGCCATGACTTATGCCGGCTTCCACCGATGCCTGAAATAAACACACTGAACATTGTAAGGCATAAATGGGAATTATATAACTGGCTTTTTAACAACAAATTTCCTGCAGATAAGCCGGTATTATTGAGTGAGGCCATAAAAGAAGAATCGATTAGAAAAAATCTTTGCTTCCCGCTATTAATAAAGCCCAATTGGGGTTCAGGCGGACATGGTATCAGATATATAGAGAACCTTCATGATTTTGAATCGGTGTTAAACAGTTATCCTGATCCATACGAATATGTTATTCAGAGAGTAATTCCCGGCTTTGACATTGATATCAGTTTCCTGGCAAAAGATGGCAGGATTATGGCTTATACAATTCAGCAGAGCATTGAAAAGAAAAACAGGTACGCCTATGCCCGGTCATTGAAGTTTACACGTAATGAAGATTTGCTGGGCATAACCGTTGATATAGTAAAAAAACTAAACTATTCTGGTATTGCTCACCTTGATTTCCGTTATGACACCGTCGAAAAAAATTATAAACTGGTTGATTTCAATGCACGATACTGGAGCAGTCTGCTTGGATCCTTGTCGGCAGGCATTAATTTCCCTTATATGGCTGTTTGCGGCGATGAAATGATAAGCCGGTCAGAGTACAATTCCATAAATTATTATATGGATTTGAATATATTGCGCTTATTGTGGAAAAAAATACCACTAAGGAATTCCGAATTCTATTACGATATTCGCGACCCGGCTCCTTTGTTTCTTGATTTATTTTACAGGGCGCGTTACCACCTAAAGAATTTTATTATTCCGAAGAAGCTTTAA
- a CDS encoding lipid II flippase Amj family protein: MSSQIIAVLALTFLINLITTLSYAVRMVGIRTGRIAVSFSLFNILVLISRTANGFQAPLLAKSIETNINMGAGENLTEFRLIILSCTVASVLGGFMIPTFQRVLSVAVEKFSIYKSIPSLLMHSFSKSGIAQLKDNIAMPRTTNLSQITIKYDFPWKVFIMNVAAVAIITVGVLSSLYAGYINPDFRTTASSLSAVINGISTILMFVFIDPFLSIMTDDVVLGKTRESVFRRYIVYMVIARVLGTLIAQFIFIPSSKIIAWVASVI, from the coding sequence ATGAGCAGCCAGATTATTGCCGTACTAGCCCTGACCTTTCTGATCAATCTCATCACCACTCTTTCGTATGCAGTCAGAATGGTAGGAATCAGGACAGGAAGGATTGCGGTATCCTTTTCGCTTTTTAACATACTTGTTTTAATTTCAAGGACCGCAAACGGATTCCAGGCACCCTTGCTTGCAAAATCCATTGAGACGAATATTAATATGGGGGCAGGAGAAAACCTAACAGAGTTCAGGCTCATCATTCTTTCGTGTACAGTCGCCAGTGTGCTGGGCGGTTTTATGATACCCACATTTCAGCGGGTTTTATCAGTGGCAGTTGAAAAGTTCAGCATCTATAAATCAATTCCGAGTCTGCTGATGCACAGTTTTTCAAAAAGCGGAATCGCCCAGTTGAAAGATAATATTGCCATGCCAAGAACAACTAATCTTTCCCAGATCACAATTAAATATGATTTTCCCTGGAAGGTTTTCATAATGAATGTGGCTGCAGTTGCCATTATCACTGTGGGAGTGCTTTCTTCTTTATATGCAGGATATATAAATCCTGATTTCCGTACAACGGCAAGCAGCCTGTCAGCAGTCATCAACGGCATTTCAACGATTCTGATGTTTGTGTTTATTGATCCTTTCCTGTCGATAATGACTGATGACGTGGTGCTGGGCAAAACCCGTGAAAGTGTTTTCAGAAGATATATAGTTTACATGGTAATTGCCCGTGTGCTCGGAACCCTGATCGCCCAGTTCATTTTCATCCCTTCATCAAAGATCATTGCCTGGGTGGCAAGCGTGATTTAA
- a CDS encoding pyridoxamine 5'-phosphate oxidase family protein, with protein MRRHDKEIKDEAVIRKILEESGLCRLGFVDNGEAYIVPVNYACEGMTIYFHSAPAGRKIELMKKNNRISFEIEHTAEIITGELPCSWTARYRSVMGRGIISIETDPVLKKQGLDLIMRKYGAEMELNYDENVFSRMIIIKLEIQSLTGKQSGIW; from the coding sequence ATGCGAAGACACGACAAAGAAATAAAAGACGAAGCTGTTATAAGAAAAATTCTTGAAGAGTCGGGTTTATGCCGGCTGGGCTTCGTAGATAACGGAGAAGCCTATATAGTTCCTGTAAACTATGCGTGCGAAGGTATGACGATTTATTTTCATTCAGCACCGGCAGGCCGTAAAATCGAACTGATGAAGAAAAATAACCGGATAAGTTTCGAAATTGAACACACGGCAGAGATCATTACCGGCGAATTGCCCTGTTCATGGACAGCCCGGTACAGATCAGTTATGGGGAGGGGAATTATCAGTATTGAAACTGATCCTGTACTGAAGAAACAGGGATTGGACCTTATCATGCGGAAGTATGGCGCTGAAATGGAATTAAATTACGATGAAAATGTATTTTCAAGAATGATCATTATTAAGCTTGAAATTCAATCCTTAACCGGAAAACAATCTGGAATCTGGTAA
- a CDS encoding DUF2905 domain-containing protein: protein MSYLAKTLIILGIFLVAAGLILLLGGNRLNWVGRLPGDIRIERDHFRLYFPITTMILFSILVSLVIWIIRKLF, encoded by the coding sequence ATGTCATATCTGGCAAAAACACTTATAATTTTGGGAATCTTCCTGGTTGCGGCCGGGTTAATCCTGTTACTGGGCGGTAACCGGCTCAACTGGGTTGGTCGTCTTCCTGGTGATATCCGCATCGAAAGAGATCATTTCAGGTTATACTTCCCGATTACAACAATGATCTTATTCAGTATCTTGGTATCACTGGTAATTTGGATTATCAGGAAGCTATTTTGA
- a CDS encoding metalloregulator ArsR/SmtB family transcription factor, with the protein MSTDVFHAIADPTRRSILVLIAEQAMTPGSIAGNFDASRQAVSKHIKILLKSNLLKQEKIGREILYHLNPDKMTEVNVWLDQLKVKWEQRFSQLDIVLTNLNANQNENKHYDHEFLGRKGKQKNKGGKGI; encoded by the coding sequence ATGAGCACTGATGTTTTTCATGCCATAGCTGACCCGACCCGAAGGTCAATCCTTGTTCTGATTGCAGAACAGGCAATGACTCCCGGTTCAATAGCCGGAAATTTCGATGCCAGCCGGCAGGCCGTTTCAAAACATATTAAGATCCTGTTAAAGAGTAATTTACTGAAACAGGAAAAGATAGGTCGGGAAATCCTTTATCATCTTAATCCGGATAAAATGACAGAGGTGAATGTTTGGCTTGATCAGCTTAAAGTGAAGTGGGAACAACGATTCAGTCAGCTTGATATAGTATTAACTAACTTAAATGCAAACCAAAATGAAAACAAGCACTATGATCATGAATTTCTCGGTAGAAAGGGAAAACAAAAGAATAAAGGTGGAAAGGGAATTTGA
- a CDS encoding SRPBCC domain-containing protein: MKTSTMIMNFSVERENKRIKVEREFDAPVLKVWNAWTDSKLLDQWWAPKPWKAQTKRMNFARGGHWLYAMVGPDGTSSWCKADFKEVEPLKRFAVTDYFCDENGNIDNSFPVAHWDVTFTQRNTTTLVNVQISFNETADLDKYIEMGFREGFTAALENLDGMV; encoded by the coding sequence ATGAAAACAAGCACTATGATCATGAATTTCTCGGTAGAAAGGGAAAACAAAAGAATAAAGGTGGAAAGGGAATTTGATGCCCCTGTATTAAAAGTATGGAATGCATGGACTGACAGCAAATTGCTCGATCAGTGGTGGGCTCCGAAGCCCTGGAAAGCGCAGACAAAACGCATGAATTTTGCCAGGGGAGGACACTGGCTCTATGCCATGGTGGGACCTGATGGAACTTCGAGCTGGTGCAAAGCTGATTTTAAAGAAGTGGAGCCTTTGAAGCGGTTTGCAGTCACTGATTATTTTTGTGATGAAAACGGAAATATCGATAATTCATTCCCGGTTGCCCATTGGGACGTTACATTCACACAAAGGAATACTACAACACTTGTGAATGTTCAGATTTCATTTAACGAAACAGCAGATCTTGATAAGTACATTGAAATGGGATTCAGGGAAGGCTTCACCGCAGCTCTGGAAAACCTGGATGGGATGGTGTAA